DNA from Acetobacter aceti NBRC 14818:
TATAAAATTCCTTGAAATAAATTGGATAAAATCCATTGGTCGTAGAGGTCGTAACAGGAGTAACTGTCCCAGCCTCATTTGTAAGTTTCAAAAAATAGTCAGATAAAAATTCATAATTTTATATATGAAATTTTCAGTCTATCCTGCCAAGCAAGACAAATAAAACTGCCTGCAAAAACAGATGCCTTCATCAAATCCATCCAGATTATCATACTCTATTTATACAGCTCTGGTGTTTTCAGTCAGAATGACGAAAAAACACTCTTTTCCGGAAAAACCATTTTAAAAAAAACAAAACAGGATTTTCAAAAATACGAAAAACATGCAAGTCACAGCCCCAGCCAGGCAATCCGCGACCCGGCCTACTCTGATACTGTTTTATCCTGTCTCAAACAGCAATGAATAATGGACTGATCACTCACTGCCTCTGAACAGGTTTTCCAGCCCGAGACGCTGACACATCTCACCCGCAACAATGGGTGTGTCATCCAGAGGCTGGACCGGCCAGCGTTCAAGCTCGCCTTCAAACATGCGAATCCTTCCGCATGTTTCCAATGTTTCGAGAAACAGTCCAATTCTGCGCGACTTTCCCGGCAAACGCTGCACATAAACCGGAGCCGCACTCGCTACCGCTTCTGAAATCATCGACACACTGTCGGCCGTAACGACCAGCCAGTCCGCACAGGCGATCAGCCCCCGATAGGGATTGTCATCGCCTCCGCTCCATAAGGTGCCACGCACACTCTCAACAGCATCGCGCAACACCGCCGTCGCTTCAGGCGCAGTACGACGGGACGTCGTGATAAAAAGATTGGCGTCGATTCGCCTCGCAACACTCGCCAGTCGATCAGCAAAACTCTCTGCCTCCTGCCGCCCAAACCGGAAGCGCCCATTCGCGCCCCCCACCAGAACAGCGAGCAGTGGACGCCCTGATACGTTCAGCCTGTCCCGCCACCGTGCATGAGCTTCTGTCAGTTTCGCGGCAGTCAGACCATGCAATGCCGTACGGCTGAGCAGGACATTCGGCCCCTCAATCTCATCATGATAATTGGCGATCACCAGATCGAACCGGTCCGACCGGATCCGGGGATTCTGAATCTGCACAACATGTCGTCCGCTGCGATGCATTGCGGCACCAACGGCCCCTCCCTTTCCCGCTACGCTGAACACCAGATCATCGTGCAGTGGGTCCGGTTTTTTCGACAAGGCTCTCAACGGGTGAGGCCAGAGAGAAGAAGGCAGGCACCGATGCAACAATCCCGTAGCCTGAACCGAGTGAAACCGGGTAGGCAGGGCGACATATTCCGCCAGACCGAATGCCTGCGACCGCATGCCTGCGAGATCTTCGGCCACAACAGAAATTCCGGACGGGGCATAAGGCATTGCGGAAAGCATCTCATCACAGGGGAGCATGAGGTGGAGCCTCACTGACGTCGAAAGGAGCGCAGCTTCCTCTCCGCCCTTTTATGGGATTTCCTCCCGTTTACGAAACACAGGAAACGAATACCGTCCTGCTTCCCGGAATAACAAAGGAAGTTTCTTTCCCAACTCGGGGCACGGGATACGCTTCCTGATTTCAGCGCACTCGTCATCTGCTATATACCACCCAGGACGACAAAAGTTCATGTAGCAGTGACCCATTTGGCAGTTGACAACTTTGTCTGAAGCGGTCCTCTAACAGTCCGGCGCCTGCCCGGCAGAGGTGAGCGCCTGCAATAAGAACGCAAGAAGCAGAGGCTAGTCATGAGCGCCATTGTCGACATCATCGCCCGCGAAATTCTGGACAGTCGTGGCAATCCCACCGTTGAAGTTGAGGTCGAACTGGCTTCCGGCGTCACCGGCCGCGCAGCCGTCCCCTCCGGCGCGTCAACAGGGGCGCACGAAGCAGTAGAACTCCGTGACGGCGACAAGTCCCGTTATGGCGGCAAGGGCGTCCTGAAAGCCTGCGAGAATGTCGAAAGCGAGATCTTCCCGACGCTTCAGGGTGCGGAATCCCAGGACCAGATCGACATCGACAATGCGATGATCGAACTCGACGGCACGCCAAACAAGAGCCGGATGGGTGCGAACGCCATTCTCGGCGTGTCCCTCGCCGTCGCCAAGGCTTCAGCCGCCGAACTGGAAATCCCGCTTTACCGTTATGTCGGTGGTCCTTTCGCTCACGTCCTGCCGGTCCCGATGATGAACATCATCAATGGCGGCGAGCACGCGGACAACCCGATCGATATTCAGGAATTCATGATCCAGCCTGTCGGTGCGCCGACAGTGGCAGACGCCATCCGCTGGGGTTCGGAAATCTTTCATCAGTTGAAGAAATCATTGTCCGCTGACGGTTTCGCCACCAACGTGGGCGACGAAGGTGGTTTCGCGCCCAACCTGAAGTCCGCTGACGAGGCGCTGACCTACATTACCCGCGCCGTGGAAGCCGCTGGCTACCGTCCGGGCGAGGATGTGACGTTCGCACTCGATTGCGCCGCTACCGAATATTACAAGGATGGCAAGTATGTCCTCGCCGGCGAAGGCAAGACGCTGGATGCCGGTGGAATGGTCGCTTACCTCGAGGATCTGACCAAGCGCTTCCCCATTGTCTCCATTGAGGACGGTCTGGCCGAGGATGACTGGGAGGGCTGGACCCTACTGACACAGGCGCTCGGCAAGTCCGTGCAGCTGGTCGGTGACGATCTGTTCGTGACCAATCCCCTCCGTCTGGCGCGTGGCATCGAGGACGGCGTGGCGAACGCCCTGCTCGTGAAAGTGAACCAGATCGGCACGTTGACCGAAACGCTGGCCGCCATGGAAATGGCCCACCGCGCCGGTTACAAGTGCGTGATGAGCCATCGTTCCGGCGAGACGGAAGACACCACCATTTCCGATCTCGCAGTGGCCACGAACTGCGGTCAGATCAAGACCGGTTCGCTCTGCCGCTCGGACCGCACGGCGAAATACAATCAGCTGATGCGCATCGAGCAGGAGCTGGCAACGGCCGCAGCCTATGCCGGCCGCACGATCCTGAAGAAGTAAGATCGCACTCATCTGTCCCCGTTCTTCTGTGGTCGGGGGCAGGTCGGTGATCTGAAAACGACTAAAATTTCCCGAAATGTAATTATTCAGCCATTTCGCCTTTTTTAAGCCATATCTTGCAATACGGTAGGGGACAGGCTTGAAACCCTTGGTTCGATTCTCCCGGAGGTCCCGATTCGTATGCAGCTTGGCCGGATAATCCGACGCGCCGTCAACGCGGTTCTCCCTCCCTCCGTCTTTCTCGCTCTTACAGGGTATTTCTGCTGGCAGGCCACACAAGGCGCGCATGGCCTGAAGTCCTATCACGAGCAGCTTCACCTGCTTGATGAGGCGCATGAGTCTCAGGCCAATGCCGTCACGGAACAGGCGGCCTGGCGTCGTCGTGTGGCGGGCCTGAGCGAAGGCGCGCTGAATGCGGACATTCTGGATGAGCGCGCCCGGGCGATGCTCAATCTGGCCAATCCCAATGATATTGTCGTGCCTTACGACAAGCACGCTCAGCTGTTCTGAGGCTGCATCAGGGAACGTCGTCTTTTTGAAAAAGGTGACATCCTGAAGCTTTTGATTTCAATAAGTTATTAGAAAACAAACTGGGTTCAAAGGGACCGCGTCCCTTTGTGGGGCTCGGGGCAAAGCCCTGTAAATCCCTCCAACAGCCCAAAGAAAAAGCGCCGTTCCCGAAGGAATGGCGCTTTTCGTATGGACTGCGTTTTGAAGCGCAGACCTTATTTGATTTTCGCTTCACGGAAGACGACGTGCTTGCGAGCAACCGGGTCGTACTTCTTCAACTCGAGCTTGCCGGTCTGGGCGCGCGCGTTCTTCTTGGTGACGTAGAAATATCCGGTGTCTGCGGAGGAGACGAGCCGGATCTGGATGACGTTGGACTTTGCCATAAGATCCTCGGAATCGTGCCTGACCGCAGGTCCGGATTTGCACCCCTGATCGCGGCCGTGGTTCAAGTTCGGCGCAAATTGCGCATCCGAGGGCCTCAGGTCAAGCATTCATGCACCTCAAACGCTCCGGAAGCCCCAAAAAGTTTGGAAAAAGCCCATGA
Protein-coding regions in this window:
- a CDS encoding mitochondrial fission ELM1 family protein; translated protein: MLPCDEMLSAMPYAPSGISVVAEDLAGMRSQAFGLAEYVALPTRFHSVQATGLLHRCLPSSLWPHPLRALSKKPDPLHDDLVFSVAGKGGAVGAAMHRSGRHVVQIQNPRIRSDRFDLVIANYHDEIEGPNVLLSRTALHGLTAAKLTEAHARWRDRLNVSGRPLLAVLVGGANGRFRFGRQEAESFADRLASVARRIDANLFITTSRRTAPEATAVLRDAVESVRGTLWSGGDDNPYRGLIACADWLVVTADSVSMISEAVASAAPVYVQRLPGKSRRIGLFLETLETCGRIRMFEGELERWPVQPLDDTPIVAGEMCQRLGLENLFRGSE
- the eno gene encoding phosphopyruvate hydratase, which codes for MSAIVDIIAREILDSRGNPTVEVEVELASGVTGRAAVPSGASTGAHEAVELRDGDKSRYGGKGVLKACENVESEIFPTLQGAESQDQIDIDNAMIELDGTPNKSRMGANAILGVSLAVAKASAAELEIPLYRYVGGPFAHVLPVPMMNIINGGEHADNPIDIQEFMIQPVGAPTVADAIRWGSEIFHQLKKSLSADGFATNVGDEGGFAPNLKSADEALTYITRAVEAAGYRPGEDVTFALDCAATEYYKDGKYVLAGEGKTLDAGGMVAYLEDLTKRFPIVSIEDGLAEDDWEGWTLLTQALGKSVQLVGDDLFVTNPLRLARGIEDGVANALLVKVNQIGTLTETLAAMEMAHRAGYKCVMSHRSGETEDTTISDLAVATNCGQIKTGSLCRSDRTAKYNQLMRIEQELATAAAYAGRTILKK
- a CDS encoding FtsB family cell division protein, which encodes MQLGRIIRRAVNAVLPPSVFLALTGYFCWQATQGAHGLKSYHEQLHLLDEAHESQANAVTEQAAWRRRVAGLSEGALNADILDERARAMLNLANPNDIVVPYDKHAQLF
- the rpmG gene encoding 50S ribosomal protein L33 — encoded protein: MAKSNVIQIRLVSSADTGYFYVTKKNARAQTGKLELKKYDPVARKHVVFREAKIK